A single genomic interval of Gemmatimonadota bacterium harbors:
- a CDS encoding S41 family peptidase has translation MTARYFKSYRSGFGIFATARRTLLGFCLFIGCVTAGAEEPPRVVRTVPENGAQSVDVATMELRVTFDQPMDTKRGYSFVILGSKFVLPEVAGKPQWISDTTIVLPVKLKPNREYGLGINSERHQNFRGTNGLPAVPYPLSFRTAPSGDMKPLDPEQNRKSLEQLRSAIEEKYSYRDLRGIDWDVRFAEFEPRLVDTKTSRQFAFLAGQLLEVARDAHIKVNVDGDRLAGFQRSVRPNVDRELLKRIVSQFRSVNRAVVTGRFPDGPAYLMIRSWSPKAARDIEAAAKWIDELSLDDTLILDIRFNSGGDERLARKIAGRFVDQSVVYAGHLNRDVSSPSGFSEINKRTLKPIRPGFRGRTVVLMGPVNMSSCEAFLLMMKQAPQCTLMGEKSYGSSGNPKPVRLANGVTVFLPSWVALTPDGEPFEGKGISPDVYVEFPDEPGDQDPLINAALELLKKGQG, from the coding sequence ATGACTGCTCGATATTTTAAGTCCTATCGCTCTGGTTTCGGGATATTCGCAACAGCGCGTCGAACACTGTTGGGCTTCTGTTTGTTCATCGGATGTGTGACCGCAGGTGCTGAGGAACCGCCTCGTGTGGTGCGGACTGTGCCGGAGAACGGCGCACAGTCAGTGGATGTGGCCACTATGGAATTGCGCGTTACTTTTGACCAGCCCATGGATACCAAAAGGGGCTATTCGTTTGTGATTTTAGGTAGCAAATTTGTGCTTCCAGAGGTTGCCGGAAAGCCCCAGTGGATTTCTGATACGACTATTGTTCTGCCTGTGAAACTCAAGCCTAACCGCGAATACGGTCTGGGCATTAACTCAGAGCGGCATCAGAATTTTCGAGGAACCAATGGGCTTCCCGCGGTTCCGTATCCTCTTTCTTTCAGGACTGCGCCATCGGGTGATATGAAACCCCTGGACCCAGAACAGAATCGGAAATCGTTGGAGCAGTTGAGGTCGGCTATTGAGGAGAAGTATTCCTATCGCGATCTACGGGGCATAGATTGGGACGTTAGATTTGCTGAGTTCGAGCCGAGATTGGTAGATACGAAGACTTCCCGCCAGTTTGCCTTTCTTGCCGGACAACTTCTTGAGGTCGCCCGCGATGCTCATATCAAGGTCAATGTAGATGGTGATCGATTAGCTGGCTTTCAGCGCAGTGTTCGCCCCAACGTGGATCGAGAGTTGCTGAAACGAATAGTATCTCAGTTTCGATCCGTCAATCGTGCGGTGGTTACCGGGAGGTTTCCGGATGGCCCAGCGTATCTGATGATTAGAAGTTGGTCACCTAAGGCTGCCCGGGATATCGAAGCCGCCGCAAAATGGATCGACGAATTGTCGCTCGATGATACCCTGATTCTGGATATTCGATTCAACAGTGGAGGAGACGAGCGGTTGGCGAGAAAGATCGCCGGTCGATTTGTCGATCAATCTGTGGTATATGCCGGCCATCTCAATCGCGATGTCTCCAGTCCTTCTGGCTTTTCTGAAATCAATAAACGAACGCTGAAGCCGATTCGGCCCGGTTTTCGAGGGCGCACGGTCGTTTTGATGGGACCGGTCAATATGAGCAGTTGTGAGGCATTTTTGTTGATGATGAAGCAAGCGCCGCAATGCACGCTGATGGGCGAGAAGTCCTATGGCAGTTCGGGCAATCCAAAGCCTGTGCGCTTAGCGAATGGGGTAACCGTGTTTCTTCCGTCGTGGGTGGCTTTGACGCCCGATGGAGAGCCGTTCGAGGGTAAGGGCATATCACCCGATGTTTACGTCGAATTTCCCGACGAGCCTGGGGATCAGGATCCATTGATCAACGCTGCTCTTGAATTGTTGAAAAAAGGTCAGGGGTGA